A genomic region of Oncorhynchus mykiss isolate Arlee chromosome 2, USDA_OmykA_1.1, whole genome shotgun sequence contains the following coding sequences:
- the polr3c gene encoding DNA-directed RNA polymerase III subunit RPC3 isoform X1 has protein sequence MTAQEVRLCGLLLQEHFGEVVERIGTHLLRGGAQNLRTIANETNTPLDLVKKSLCVLVQHGACEFGSGRRGPGSPVEYRANCERVLRVLRYPRYIYTAKTLYGDTGELIVEEVLQRGHMTMSNTVKTVADRLTHNMEEGRSMEYSEVVSAFSKLVETHFLQRCPPVAEMGTAASSTTPATPSTPAAPASTAPPTAESNPDCYKLPHVTLIGRGKRRRSSDDSEEQRGGKKAKMEVESCGDEGIYWQVNFERFHQHFRDQAVISAVASKLDQTSSEIVRTMLRMSEVTTTQTAAYTQPLSANEIFRSLPPNYSISRPILDQYLSLLVDDPMEFVGKSGDSGGGMYVVNLQRALANLARATLESVVQERFGSRSARIFRLLLRKRHLEQKQVEDFAMIPAKEAKDMLYTLLSENLVQLQEIPKTPDHAPSRTFYLYTVNQLPTARLLLQHCYKTVANLIERRLFETKENKRLLEKSQRIEAILASLQASGAEPEQLTEVEEMITAPERQQLEALRHHINKLDSTENQVDETVFLLESYIFSTKTK, from the exons ATGACTGCCCAGGAGGTGCGGCTGTGTGGCCTGCTGCTACAGGAGCACTTTGGAGAGGTGGTGGAGAGGATAGGCACTCACCTGCTCAGAGGAGGGGCACAGAACCTCAGGACCATCGCCAATGAGACCAACACACCACTGGACCTG GTGAagaagtctctgtgtgtgttggtacagCACGGTGCTTGTGAGTTCGGGTCGGGCCGGCGAGGCCCCGGGAGCCCAGTGGAGTACCGGGCCAACTGTGAGCGGGTTCTAAGGGTTCTGCGGTACCCGCGGTACATCTACACAGCTAAGACCCTGTATGGAGACACAGGAGAACTCATCGTGGAGGAGGTCCTACAACGAGGCCATATGACCATGAGCAACACGGTCAAGACTGTAGCTGACCGACTCACTCATAACAtggagg AGGGTCGTAGTATGGAGTACAGTGAGGTGGTCTCAGCCTTCTCTAAGCTGGTGGAGACTCACTTCCTGCAGCGCTGTCCTCCGGTGGCCGAGATGGGAACTGCAGCCTCCTCCACTACCCCGGCGACCCCCAGCACCCCTGCCGCCCCCGCCTCCACTGCCCCCCCAACAGCAGAGAGCAACCCCGACTGCTACAAGCTGCCCCATGTCACACTCATAG GTCGTGGGAAGCGCAGACGCTCCAGTGACGATagtgaggagcagagaggagggaagaaagcCAAGATGGAGGTAGAG tCGTGTGGTGATGAGGGGATCTACTGGCAGGTGAACTTTGAGAGGTTCCATCAGCACTTCAGAGACCAGGCTGTCATTAGTGCTGTGGCCAGCAAACTGGACCAG ACCAGTAGTGAGATAGTGAGGACTATGTTGAGGATGAGTGAGGTTACCACCACACAGACTGCCGCCTACACTCAGCCCCTCTCAGCCAATGAGATCTTCCGCTCCCTCCCGCCCAACTACAGCATCAGCAGACCAATCCTGGACCAGTACCTCTCCCTTCTGGTGGATGACCCG aTGGAGTTTGTGGGGAAATCAGGTGACAGTGGAGGAGGAATGTACGTGGTCA ATCTCCAAAGAGCCCTGGCCAACCTGGCGAGAGCCACACTGGAGTCTGTGGTACAGGAGAG GTTTGGCTCGCGGTCGGCTAGGATCTTCCGTCTGTTGCTAAGGAAACGTCACTTGGAGCAGAAGCAGGTGGAGGACTTTGCTATGATCCCTGCCAAGGAGGCCAAAGACATGCTGTACACACTGCTGTCAGAGAACCTGGTAcagctacag GAAATCCCTAAGACTCCTGACCACGCCCCTTCACGTACCTTCTACCTGTACACTGTCAACCAGCTGCCTACTGCCCGCCTACTGCTACAACACTGCTACAAG ACAGTGGCTAATCTGATTGAGAGGCGCCTCTTCGAGACCAAGGAGAACAA GCGTCTGCTGGAGAAGTCCCAGCGAATCGAGGCGATCCTGGCATCGCTGCAGGCCAGTGGGGCGGAGCCTGAACAGCTGACAGAGGTGGAAGAGATGATCACTGCCCCCGAGAGACAGCAGCTAGAAGCCCTGCGACATCACATCAACAA GTTGGACTCTACAGAGAACCAGGTGGATGAGACTGTCTTTCTTCTGGAGTCCTACATCTTCTCTACCAAGAccaagtga
- the polr3c gene encoding DNA-directed RNA polymerase III subunit RPC3 isoform X2 encodes MTAQEVRLCGLLLQEHFGEVVERIGTHLLRGGAQNLRTIANETNTPLDLVKKSLCVLVQHGACEFGSGRRGPGSPVEYRANCERVLRVLRYPRYIYTAKTLYGDTGELIVEEVLQRGHMTMSNTVKTVADRLTHNMEEGRSMEYSEVVSAFSKLVETHFLQRCPPVAEMGTAASSTTPATPSTPAAPASTAPPTAESNPDCYKLPHVTLIGRGKRRRSSDDSEEQRGGKKAKMESCGDEGIYWQVNFERFHQHFRDQAVISAVASKLDQTSSEIVRTMLRMSEVTTTQTAAYTQPLSANEIFRSLPPNYSISRPILDQYLSLLVDDPMEFVGKSGDSGGGMYVVNLQRALANLARATLESVVQERFGSRSARIFRLLLRKRHLEQKQVEDFAMIPAKEAKDMLYTLLSENLVQLQEIPKTPDHAPSRTFYLYTVNQLPTARLLLQHCYKTVANLIERRLFETKENKRLLEKSQRIEAILASLQASGAEPEQLTEVEEMITAPERQQLEALRHHINKLDSTENQVDETVFLLESYIFSTKTK; translated from the exons ATGACTGCCCAGGAGGTGCGGCTGTGTGGCCTGCTGCTACAGGAGCACTTTGGAGAGGTGGTGGAGAGGATAGGCACTCACCTGCTCAGAGGAGGGGCACAGAACCTCAGGACCATCGCCAATGAGACCAACACACCACTGGACCTG GTGAagaagtctctgtgtgtgttggtacagCACGGTGCTTGTGAGTTCGGGTCGGGCCGGCGAGGCCCCGGGAGCCCAGTGGAGTACCGGGCCAACTGTGAGCGGGTTCTAAGGGTTCTGCGGTACCCGCGGTACATCTACACAGCTAAGACCCTGTATGGAGACACAGGAGAACTCATCGTGGAGGAGGTCCTACAACGAGGCCATATGACCATGAGCAACACGGTCAAGACTGTAGCTGACCGACTCACTCATAACAtggagg AGGGTCGTAGTATGGAGTACAGTGAGGTGGTCTCAGCCTTCTCTAAGCTGGTGGAGACTCACTTCCTGCAGCGCTGTCCTCCGGTGGCCGAGATGGGAACTGCAGCCTCCTCCACTACCCCGGCGACCCCCAGCACCCCTGCCGCCCCCGCCTCCACTGCCCCCCCAACAGCAGAGAGCAACCCCGACTGCTACAAGCTGCCCCATGTCACACTCATAG GTCGTGGGAAGCGCAGACGCTCCAGTGACGATagtgaggagcagagaggagggaagaaagcCAAGATGGAG tCGTGTGGTGATGAGGGGATCTACTGGCAGGTGAACTTTGAGAGGTTCCATCAGCACTTCAGAGACCAGGCTGTCATTAGTGCTGTGGCCAGCAAACTGGACCAG ACCAGTAGTGAGATAGTGAGGACTATGTTGAGGATGAGTGAGGTTACCACCACACAGACTGCCGCCTACACTCAGCCCCTCTCAGCCAATGAGATCTTCCGCTCCCTCCCGCCCAACTACAGCATCAGCAGACCAATCCTGGACCAGTACCTCTCCCTTCTGGTGGATGACCCG aTGGAGTTTGTGGGGAAATCAGGTGACAGTGGAGGAGGAATGTACGTGGTCA ATCTCCAAAGAGCCCTGGCCAACCTGGCGAGAGCCACACTGGAGTCTGTGGTACAGGAGAG GTTTGGCTCGCGGTCGGCTAGGATCTTCCGTCTGTTGCTAAGGAAACGTCACTTGGAGCAGAAGCAGGTGGAGGACTTTGCTATGATCCCTGCCAAGGAGGCCAAAGACATGCTGTACACACTGCTGTCAGAGAACCTGGTAcagctacag GAAATCCCTAAGACTCCTGACCACGCCCCTTCACGTACCTTCTACCTGTACACTGTCAACCAGCTGCCTACTGCCCGCCTACTGCTACAACACTGCTACAAG ACAGTGGCTAATCTGATTGAGAGGCGCCTCTTCGAGACCAAGGAGAACAA GCGTCTGCTGGAGAAGTCCCAGCGAATCGAGGCGATCCTGGCATCGCTGCAGGCCAGTGGGGCGGAGCCTGAACAGCTGACAGAGGTGGAAGAGATGATCACTGCCCCCGAGAGACAGCAGCTAGAAGCCCTGCGACATCACATCAACAA GTTGGACTCTACAGAGAACCAGGTGGATGAGACTGTCTTTCTTCTGGAGTCCTACATCTTCTCTACCAAGAccaagtga
- the rnf115 gene encoding E3 ubiquitin-protein ligase RNF115 isoform X1, which translates to MAEAAAVPPHRFFCHCCKGEVSPKLPEYICPRCESGFIEEVTEDSSLLEGGTNGTDDTATQFAEQLWHLLFVERPFTVDGDSPDSEPRVPGGGVGVGSGGLGLGGLGGLGGLGGGPIGGSVPAGLGGPLGGPLGGGEHWGPGRPPRLHSQRRYRSRGSSRPDRSPAVEGIVQQFLAGLFANSGVPGSPPLSWTGMLHSNPGDYAWGQGGLDAVITQLLGQFENTGPPPAEKEKISSIPTVNVSQDQADCSMECPVCKEDFAVGEPVRQLPCNHFFHSDCIVPWLEMHDTCPVCRKGLNGEDSNTQNPPESPSLNTDPRTQERWSF; encoded by the exons ATGGCGGAAGCTGCGGCGGTTCCCCCGCATCGGTTCTTCTGTCATTGTTGTAAGGGAGAAGTAAGCCCCAAGCTCCCG GAGTACATCTGTCCCAGATGTGAGTCTGGCTTTATAGAGGAGGTAACAGAAGATTCCAG TCTGCTAGAGGGTGGCACTAACGGGACAGATGACACAGCCACACAGTTTGCAGAG cAGCTGTGGCACCTGTTGTTTGTAGAGAGGCCTTTCACAGTGGATGGTGACAGTCCAGACTCAGAGCCCCGGGTCCCTGGTGGAGGGGTTGGGGTAGGATCAGGGGGGTTAGGTCTGGGGGGGCTGGGAGGGCTAGGAGGCCTGGGAGGAGGTCCTATCGGAGGGTCAGTCCCTGCTGGGCTAGGAGGACCCCTGGGGGGTCCTCTGGGAGGGGGGGAACACTGGGGGCCCGGTCGCCCCCCTCGCCTGCACAGTCAGCGGAGGTACCGCTCCAGAGGGAGCAGCAGACCTGACCGCTCACCTGCCGTAGAGGG gataGTACAACAGTTTCTGGCTGGTCTATTTGCCAACTCTGGAGTTCCTGGCTCACCTCCCCTCTCTTG gACGGGGATGCTACACTCTAACCCAGGGGACTATGCTTGGGGACAGGGGGGACTGGACGCAGTCATCACACAG TTGTTAGGTCAGTTTGAGAACACGGGCCCTCCTCctgcagagaaagagaagatCTCCTCCATACCTACAGTCAACGTGTCTCAGGATCAAGCAG actGCAGTATGGAGTGTCCGGTGTGCAAGGAGGACTTTGCAGTGGGAGAGCCCGTCAGACAGCTACCCTGCAACCACTTCTTCCACTCAGACTGTATAGTACCCTGGCTGGAAATG caTGATACGTGTCCTGTGTGTAGGAAGGGGTTGAATGGAGAAGACAGCAACACCCAGAACCCCCCAGAATCCCCCTCTCTAAATACGGACCCCCGCACACAGGAGAGATGGTCCTTCTGA
- the rnf115 gene encoding E3 ubiquitin-protein ligase RNF115 isoform X2, with protein sequence MAEAAAVPPHRFFCHCCKGEVSPKLPEYICPRCESGFIEEVTEDSSLLEGGTNGTDDTATQFAELWHLLFVERPFTVDGDSPDSEPRVPGGGVGVGSGGLGLGGLGGLGGLGGGPIGGSVPAGLGGPLGGPLGGGEHWGPGRPPRLHSQRRYRSRGSSRPDRSPAVEGIVQQFLAGLFANSGVPGSPPLSWTGMLHSNPGDYAWGQGGLDAVITQLLGQFENTGPPPAEKEKISSIPTVNVSQDQADCSMECPVCKEDFAVGEPVRQLPCNHFFHSDCIVPWLEMHDTCPVCRKGLNGEDSNTQNPPESPSLNTDPRTQERWSF encoded by the exons ATGGCGGAAGCTGCGGCGGTTCCCCCGCATCGGTTCTTCTGTCATTGTTGTAAGGGAGAAGTAAGCCCCAAGCTCCCG GAGTACATCTGTCCCAGATGTGAGTCTGGCTTTATAGAGGAGGTAACAGAAGATTCCAG TCTGCTAGAGGGTGGCACTAACGGGACAGATGACACAGCCACACAGTTTGCAGAG CTGTGGCACCTGTTGTTTGTAGAGAGGCCTTTCACAGTGGATGGTGACAGTCCAGACTCAGAGCCCCGGGTCCCTGGTGGAGGGGTTGGGGTAGGATCAGGGGGGTTAGGTCTGGGGGGGCTGGGAGGGCTAGGAGGCCTGGGAGGAGGTCCTATCGGAGGGTCAGTCCCTGCTGGGCTAGGAGGACCCCTGGGGGGTCCTCTGGGAGGGGGGGAACACTGGGGGCCCGGTCGCCCCCCTCGCCTGCACAGTCAGCGGAGGTACCGCTCCAGAGGGAGCAGCAGACCTGACCGCTCACCTGCCGTAGAGGG gataGTACAACAGTTTCTGGCTGGTCTATTTGCCAACTCTGGAGTTCCTGGCTCACCTCCCCTCTCTTG gACGGGGATGCTACACTCTAACCCAGGGGACTATGCTTGGGGACAGGGGGGACTGGACGCAGTCATCACACAG TTGTTAGGTCAGTTTGAGAACACGGGCCCTCCTCctgcagagaaagagaagatCTCCTCCATACCTACAGTCAACGTGTCTCAGGATCAAGCAG actGCAGTATGGAGTGTCCGGTGTGCAAGGAGGACTTTGCAGTGGGAGAGCCCGTCAGACAGCTACCCTGCAACCACTTCTTCCACTCAGACTGTATAGTACCCTGGCTGGAAATG caTGATACGTGTCCTGTGTGTAGGAAGGGGTTGAATGGAGAAGACAGCAACACCCAGAACCCCCCAGAATCCCCCTCTCTAAATACGGACCCCCGCACACAGGAGAGATGGTCCTTCTGA
- the polr3c gene encoding DNA-directed RNA polymerase III subunit RPC3 isoform X3 yields MTAQEVRLCGLLLQEHFGEVVERIGTHLLRGGAQNLRTIANETNTPLDLHGACEFGSGRRGPGSPVEYRANCERVLRVLRYPRYIYTAKTLYGDTGELIVEEVLQRGHMTMSNTVKTVADRLTHNMEEGRSMEYSEVVSAFSKLVETHFLQRCPPVAEMGTAASSTTPATPSTPAAPASTAPPTAESNPDCYKLPHVTLIGRGKRRRSSDDSEEQRGGKKAKMEVESCGDEGIYWQVNFERFHQHFRDQAVISAVASKLDQTSSEIVRTMLRMSEVTTTQTAAYTQPLSANEIFRSLPPNYSISRPILDQYLSLLVDDPMEFVGKSGDSGGGMYVVNLQRALANLARATLESVVQERFGSRSARIFRLLLRKRHLEQKQVEDFAMIPAKEAKDMLYTLLSENLVQLQEIPKTPDHAPSRTFYLYTVNQLPTARLLLQHCYKTVANLIERRLFETKENKRLLEKSQRIEAILASLQASGAEPEQLTEVEEMITAPERQQLEALRHHINKLDSTENQVDETVFLLESYIFSTKTK; encoded by the exons ATGACTGCCCAGGAGGTGCGGCTGTGTGGCCTGCTGCTACAGGAGCACTTTGGAGAGGTGGTGGAGAGGATAGGCACTCACCTGCTCAGAGGAGGGGCACAGAACCTCAGGACCATCGCCAATGAGACCAACACACCACTGGACCTG CACGGTGCTTGTGAGTTCGGGTCGGGCCGGCGAGGCCCCGGGAGCCCAGTGGAGTACCGGGCCAACTGTGAGCGGGTTCTAAGGGTTCTGCGGTACCCGCGGTACATCTACACAGCTAAGACCCTGTATGGAGACACAGGAGAACTCATCGTGGAGGAGGTCCTACAACGAGGCCATATGACCATGAGCAACACGGTCAAGACTGTAGCTGACCGACTCACTCATAACAtggagg AGGGTCGTAGTATGGAGTACAGTGAGGTGGTCTCAGCCTTCTCTAAGCTGGTGGAGACTCACTTCCTGCAGCGCTGTCCTCCGGTGGCCGAGATGGGAACTGCAGCCTCCTCCACTACCCCGGCGACCCCCAGCACCCCTGCCGCCCCCGCCTCCACTGCCCCCCCAACAGCAGAGAGCAACCCCGACTGCTACAAGCTGCCCCATGTCACACTCATAG GTCGTGGGAAGCGCAGACGCTCCAGTGACGATagtgaggagcagagaggagggaagaaagcCAAGATGGAGGTAGAG tCGTGTGGTGATGAGGGGATCTACTGGCAGGTGAACTTTGAGAGGTTCCATCAGCACTTCAGAGACCAGGCTGTCATTAGTGCTGTGGCCAGCAAACTGGACCAG ACCAGTAGTGAGATAGTGAGGACTATGTTGAGGATGAGTGAGGTTACCACCACACAGACTGCCGCCTACACTCAGCCCCTCTCAGCCAATGAGATCTTCCGCTCCCTCCCGCCCAACTACAGCATCAGCAGACCAATCCTGGACCAGTACCTCTCCCTTCTGGTGGATGACCCG aTGGAGTTTGTGGGGAAATCAGGTGACAGTGGAGGAGGAATGTACGTGGTCA ATCTCCAAAGAGCCCTGGCCAACCTGGCGAGAGCCACACTGGAGTCTGTGGTACAGGAGAG GTTTGGCTCGCGGTCGGCTAGGATCTTCCGTCTGTTGCTAAGGAAACGTCACTTGGAGCAGAAGCAGGTGGAGGACTTTGCTATGATCCCTGCCAAGGAGGCCAAAGACATGCTGTACACACTGCTGTCAGAGAACCTGGTAcagctacag GAAATCCCTAAGACTCCTGACCACGCCCCTTCACGTACCTTCTACCTGTACACTGTCAACCAGCTGCCTACTGCCCGCCTACTGCTACAACACTGCTACAAG ACAGTGGCTAATCTGATTGAGAGGCGCCTCTTCGAGACCAAGGAGAACAA GCGTCTGCTGGAGAAGTCCCAGCGAATCGAGGCGATCCTGGCATCGCTGCAGGCCAGTGGGGCGGAGCCTGAACAGCTGACAGAGGTGGAAGAGATGATCACTGCCCCCGAGAGACAGCAGCTAGAAGCCCTGCGACATCACATCAACAA GTTGGACTCTACAGAGAACCAGGTGGATGAGACTGTCTTTCTTCTGGAGTCCTACATCTTCTCTACCAAGAccaagtga